AGGCGTTTGGGGGTtaggttcggggggggggggggggcagtaccTGGGTAGTGCAGGGGACAGCAGGTGACTGTTACCTTCTAATATGAGGACCTCAGGCTAGctaacctctgtgcctcagttgtcTATAAAATAGCAATAAGAGTATCTGCCTCATTGGGTGGTGGTACGGATTGAAAAAGTTATAGTATATGTCAGGAAGTAGAACCGGCCCATACGTGCACAAACGCGACCTCCTGTTAGCAAGAGGGGCCCTCCCCAGGTAAATATGGTGACCTTCCCCCACCAGAGACAGTCCCCACACTCAGCCTGGCGTCAGTTACGCTGGCTTCTTGATTGACCCAGAGGTCTCAGCAACAGCCACCACGCTGGCTCCAATGGCCTCACCTCGGGGGGCCTCAGTCTGAGCCTTGAcaggctgcccctccccagcacccccagcGCTGGGCTCAGGCCTACCGTTGGGCGTGGGGTAGGTGAGGGGCAGGCGCGTCTGCGGCACCTCCCCAGGCTCCTCAGTCCCGTGCAGGCCGTGCACCGAGCGCAGAGGCAGGAAGGCCTCCCCTTCCAGGTCGTCGGCCCCCAGCGTGTCGTGGTCCAGCACCGTGAGCAGGAGGCACGCCCCATCCTTCTGGCACGGCTCAGCAGGCaccaggctgggtggggggcagagcggGGCTCGGCTGCCCACCCCACACACTGccactccacccacccccactcatggGCCCTCCTCCTGGTCCTGAGGACAGGCCAGGACTGGGAGGGAGACACCCACActgcggggagggaggggttgcAAAGGCCACATGGTCTATGCTGACTGGGCCGATGCTTTCAACCAGGGGGCGTGTCCCGGGGCGGGGCCGCTGGTGTTGGGCAACAGAGGACTTCAGGTCCGGACCCTTCCCTGGAAGTGACAGGGGGCGTCTCCCCCAGCAGCCTTgcccctccagggagcaggctggggaCTGATGCCAGCAAACCCTTGTCCCAGGTGCCCCTCCCACGGACCCAAACGAGGTCACCTCAGGGGAGCCCGTTGGGCCCAGTCAGCGCGAGCTGGTCCCGGGCTGGGGAAGCGCTGCGAGCGTGGGGCCCACTCACAATTCAAAGGTCTCATCGAACAGCGGGTGCAGGTCCTTCTTGTGCTTCTGGGTCTCCCGGGGAGCCAGCTCGGGGAATTCGTGCCTGGGCTCCAAGGTCAGCTGGACAAAAGGGTCGCTGGAGCCTGGcaagtggcgggggcgggggtgggtggctACAATGGCCAAGGATACCCCAGCCCCCTGTCCAGCCTCCACTCCCTGCGGCTGTGCCCTGCTCGGCAGCACTGCCCCCTCCCGGCCATCCGGAGGAAGTGCACCCAGTGCTCCCGCTGGGCGAGCAGAGCCCCGGGCCCGGCGTGGCCAGCGGGCAGCCCGCACTCACCGTTGGCGTCCAGGGGCAGCAGGTTGGAGGCGCTGAGCAGCTCCACGCGCAGCTTCTGCTCGGAGGCGCGGTAGGAAGCCTTGATGGTCACGGCCCCGAGCTCCTCGGTGGTGGTTtcggcctggggggggggggggcacgtgcGCGtcagcgggggcggggccggggcggggcgcccGGGGGAGGGACCTCCCTCACCTGCTGCTCCAGGCGGCTGCTGAAGTACCTCCTGATGAGCTCGCGGCTGGAGGCCGCCTGCAGCTCCAAGTCCCTCTGCAGGTCCTGGGAACGGGGCCAGCCCAGAAGTCACCTGCACTGTCACCCTCCGCCTCGGCCCAGCGCTGCCCTCCCGGAGCTCGCAGCCCAGAGGGCGAGTTAATCTGACATGGAAAGCTCTGGGCGCCGGGACCACAGGCCGGGACACACCCTCAGGATTGCCTGGCAGAGGGGCGAGCCACCCTAGCACCCCCTCCACATGCTCAGACCCTCACGCCTGGCTTAATgttctgctgctgctgtttccTTTTTTTGGAAAACGAGGCCCacggtttttttgttgttttgttcatcctcaccccaggagattttcccattgatttttagagagtggaagaaagggagagagacagagaggggtaaacatccatgtgagagagacacatcgattggttgcctcctgcacgcaccgtGACCCAGGTCCAGGgattgcaaccgaggtacatgctcttgaccggaatcgaacccaggatccttcagtctgaggctctacccattgagccacaccagccagggctaaacggGCCCACGTTTTCATTTGGTGCTAAGTACTGTGGCTACGTAGCTCTCCTGGACACAGGTGAGCACAGGAGGactggctccccccaccccagacccaccaAAGGCCCGTACCTTGAAGGTGGCCGTGTGCAGGGCCTCGGGCGGCAGGCCACAGCCCTCAGCATAGAAGCAGATCTCCAGGTTCTAGAGGATGAGCAGACACATCAGAGGTGACCCCGCGCACACACCAACAGGGATATCATTGCATCACTGGATTCTTACCTGCAGCGCAACCTTCAGCCTCCTAgaggccagggggcagctccgctGGGCCGTGGCCACCTCCACCAGCACCGTGAGTGTGTGGGTCCAGAGCAGGGTCAAAAGGCTGGGTGAGGAGCCGCGGGATGCCAGACACAGGACAGAAAGACGAAGACGGGGAAGCAGAGATGCTTTTGAGAAAGGACCTCATGGGACCCAGGCCCATCCACAGCTCCTCCTCACCTCACCCCCCACCTGCTTCACAGGTGAGActggggccagggcccaggcagggagctAGGGAGTGAGGGCTGGCCTCCTgagggcagggggcgggcagttgggggttaggGCAGCTGGACCCAACCTCGTGCGGAAGCCTCCTCAGGATTATCAACGCCAACAAACAAGGGGTGGGGAGGCTGCTCCCCATGACTGATCGTGGgtcaagatggcagtggccaAAACGAATAGGATTTCAGCCCGCCGCATGGAAAAGCATCTGCTTACTGTTGGGAGGGAAAAGTAGCAGCCAAGCCACAGGCCTAATAACCACCTGAACTCTCACGTGTCAAAGTGGAGCCAGGCGGCTAAGTACAAAAATGTGCAGTGGAGAGCGTGGAGGTCGACATTCCAAGTAGCTAACTCAGTCACACACTCATGCACCAAACACTTCTAAGGGCTTTTGAGACAGTGGAGAGTAAAACGCCTATCTTGGTGGAGATTAAATTTCGTTTTAGGTGAAAATCAAAGCTCAAAACTGGCATTCTATGGCTTAAGAAATAAAGAAGGTGGGCTTctggcctagctggtttgctcagtggatagagcatcagcctgcacatggaagggtcccacgttcaattccggtcagggcacatgcctgggttgcaggctcgatccccagtgggacatgcagggggcagccgatcaatgattcaatgattctctctcatcgtttttttttctctctccctctctgaaatcaatatatatatataaatttttttatagaAGGTGCagtcttgccctgaccagtttggctcagtggatagagcgtcgtcctgcggactgaagggtcccaggtttgattctggtcaagggcatgtaccttggttgcgggcacatcccctgtagggagtgtgcaggaggcagctgatcgatgtttctctctcatcgatgtttctaactctctatccctctcccttcctctctgtaaaaaatcaatatatttaaaaaaaaagaagaaaaaaaaaagaaggtgcgctcttgtgcccccaccccccatcactaGGAGTGGAGTAGAGGGCAGGGCCTGCGGCCGCCTGGAGGATCTGACACCATCACCATTGTCACTGTGCCTGCAGCTCACGACCCCTTCCTTTGTACAGGCTCTGCTCTCAGCACCTCAGTGACTCATTTAGTCCTTAACAGAGGCCAGAACCACGATCATCGACACAGAAGACTATACAGTAATCCAGTCAAGAGCATCCCCCAGCAGCGGCGAGGCTGAAGGCTGAATCCAGCTTGTCCAGACCCCATGCCCTTGACCTCATCCCCCGCTGCCCCTGAATCGTGGGAGAGGAATGCCAGCTGCCCCTGACATTAGGGGGCAGTCTGCCAGGCCGGATGGCCCGGGGCTCATGGAGAAAGGGCATCAGGAAGTGAGCTCCCTGTCCCTAGAGCAAGCACGAAAGCAGAGGCTGGCGGCCTCCTCCCCTGGCAACGATGCgggggcaggaaaggggggcaggtggggcagggtgAGTGTGGGCGACGGGGCAGCGCTGCTGCGGACCTGCTGAAGTTCTCCTGCACCAGGTTGGTGTTCATGTAGTAGAGCTCCACCTCCAGGAACTTCATCAGGGGTAGGATGGCCTGCAGAGAGGGGCGGGCAGCACGTCCAGCTCGGCCCAGCCCGGTCCCACCCGGCCCTGCCCGCCTTGCTGCTGCTCCCCCAAATGCTCTTGCTTCTTCCCTTGTTTCCTGCAGGTCTTGACTCCGCCGGCACCCACTAAGGCCTTCCCAGGCCTCGCTCTGAAAACACAAGCCTGCGACACGTCCCGCTTCTTTtgtgtttcatttttctctttggcACCTATTGGCTAacgcaccgtgtgtgtgtgtgtgtgtgtgtgtgtgtgtgtgtccatatacacatattcacacacacacacacagtatatttAGTCACGGCAACAGCTCTAGTTACAGACGTACTTGGTTCTGCTTTCACCGCCCCCAGCAGAATGTAAGCTCCAGGAAGGCAGGGCTTTTGTCACGGCGCTCACTGCCCCGTGTCCCCGTACCTAGGCAATGCCTGCCTGCACAAGGGGGTGCCTGAATAATGATGGGTTCGTGAGGAACCTCCCAGCCACCGAAGGTAAGCCTCACTATCCCTGCTGGCAGATGAGGAGACAGGCCAGCGGGCGGTGTGAACAGGCAGCTGCGCGGGGAGGCGGCCGAGAAGGGTGCGCCAGGCCTGTTTGGCGGCGAAGTCCCATGGCCGCCTACACTCACCGCGCGAGGAGAGCTCGGGAAtgtcccaccccgccccctcagCACCCAAGGAGGCCCAGGAGGGCACAGTccttgcccacggctggcctgggGGACTTCCCTCGGACACCCCTGACGTCCAGCCTCCTGCCAAACCTGTTCTCCTTCGCAAACCTAGACCCATGGAGCTGGCAAAGGTCAGCGAGAGGGAGGCCACTCACATCCTCCGGCAGCACGGACTCCCTGACGCCCACCAGGCTGTGGATGTGCTTGGCAATGCCCGCCTCCAGCTGCGGACACAGAACAGCAGGGCGGAGGCCAGGGCCTGAGTTTAGGTTCGGGAAGGAGTGGGGGCTGGACACCAGCCTGCTGCGGGGGAGGCTCTAGGCTGAGGATGGGTGGGCCAGGGTCACCGTGGGTCGGACAAGGTACCTGCTCGGCCAGGGTGCGGACGCCTGTGCGGATCTCGTGGCTGAGCCCCGCCAGCGCGCTCTGCAGCTGGGCGTGCAGCGTGTtctgcagctgctcctgctccagcACAGCCCCTACCCGCTGCTCCAGCGCCTCCCATGCCAGCTGGGTAGGTAGCTTGCCGATGACCAGCCGCAGCTGCTCCATGTCATTCACCACCACGCACAGCTGCGGCAGGAGGGCACAGGGATGCAGAGCTTCCTGAATAGGGGCAGGTGGGCAGTCTCTACCCGATCCCAGCCCAACCCTTAGCTCTGGTCCTTACCATATTGGCTGCCAGGCCCTGGTCCTTCTGGCCTGCAGCGAGCTCACGAGCCCGGGCCTTTATCAGGCTGCAGTACACCAGGGCCAGCCGACAGGtgtcctggggtgaggagggggtggtCAATGGGGGGGCAGATGGCGAAGGCACAGGAATCTCAAGGACTGGGGACGCAGGCCCTGGAGAACCAGGGTGGGCGGGAATGAGGCTGCCTTAGAAGGCGGGAAGGCCGCGGGGAAGATGCCGCACCTCCACGAACTTGACCGTGATCATGAAGGCCTCCTCTGGGTCGGGCCAGTCCAGCTGCTGGGCAGTGTGGCCGATCTGAGCAAAGCAGGTGGACAGATCCACAGCCGAGGTGCTGTGCTTGATCAGCTCACCCAGGGGCACCAGCTGGGAGATGGGGAACAGTCAGAAAGGAGATccatgccctcctccctcctcccttccacagcATTCCTTGCTTCTACCATCTGCAAAcacagagctgggcagggggctACAGGGGAACAAGCAAGGCTCCGCCCAGACTCCCTCCCCgcaaccccaccctccccccaaaccccaaccacccacaccccccactgccctcaccagccccactcccaccccctaccacgcccaccgccccaccccccactgccctcaccagccccactcccagcccccctACCACGCCCACTGCCCCACTCCCCACTGCCCtcaccagccccactcccaccccccaccacgcccacccccccaccccctgcaaagATCAGtctgtagccaaaaccggtttggctcagtggatagagcgtcggcctgcggactgaaaggtcccaggttcgattccggtcaagggcatgtacctgggttgcgagcacatccccagtgggagatgtgcaggaggcagctgatcgatgtttctctctcatcaatgtttctaactctctatctctctcccttcctctctgtaaaaaatcaataaaatatatttaaaaagaaaaaaaaatcagtctgtgAAGGGAAGCCACAGCTCCAAGGATAACCAGGCAGCGTTTTGCATACAATTGGCCTAGAAGCATCCTTTAGCCCGGCCGCagcggctcaggggttgagtgtcgacctatgaaccaggaggtcacggtttgattccaggacaggacacatgcccaggttttgggattggtccccagtagggggcgtgcaggaggcagccaatcaaaaattcatcattgatgtttctgtttctctccctctcccttcctctctgaaatcaataaaaatatattttttaaaataatgaaaaagaaaatgaaaagcatcCTTTATCACCAGTGACCTGCTTCTGAACATCTTCAAGTCCCCGCGAGCCCCAAGCCCCACCCTAAAGCCGggaccctgccccagcccaggccccgcccccacctggtCCATTTGCACCGCGCGCTGCACCCGAGCCAGGGCGACGCTGTAGGTCTTCTGCAGCCAGGAGGGGATGGCGGGCTGGAACCAGCGGTGGCAGCTGTCCAGGGCCAGGACTCCATCCCTGGGGAGAGCCGGGACTCagcctggggaggcggggccagcGGGGCGGGCTGCCGTCCCTCCTGTTGCCCGCGGCCCACCTCTCTGAGGGCGCGGGGCCCAGCCGGCAGAGCTCCTTGAGGCTGATGTAGAGCTGGAACAGGCTCTCGCCCATCTCTGGGGACACCGGGCCGCTCACCGCCGCGGCCGTGTGGTCCTGCACCCGCTTGGCCACCTGCGAAGGGACCGCGTGGTGGGTGGGCTCcagggccggggggtgggggtggggcggtgcGGGGAGAGAGAGGCCTGGGCCCGGGGACTCACCAGCCACTGCAGCTCCAGGAAGGCCATGGAGAAGAGGTCGATCTTCAGAACACTGCGGGAGGGGCAGCGGGTGACCTGGTGCCACACACGGGGGTCTCTCTGGTCCGCGTGCGGAGCCCCGGccccctctctcccagccccgccccgctcaCTTGTGGAAGAGTTTGTTCCACGTGCGCTGGCACTGGTGCAGGTCGCCGGTGATGTCCTGTACCAGGCCCAGCAGGGCCTTGCCCGCCTCCAGCAGGCCCTGGCGGGGACAGAGGAGAGCTGAGCGGGGTTGGGAGAGCGGGCACCCAGCCGCCACCCTGCACAGCCCCTCACCTGCACCATGGGCTGATGGTGCTGCTGCTTCATGTGGAACCATTCGACGGTGCCAGTCTGCGGGCAAAGAGGCAGTGAGCAGGGGGGCTGCTcggcccaggcacatgccctccccatccccaggggGGCACCGTACCCGCAGTGCCTCGGTCACCAGGCGGGGCAGCGGGGCACTGTCCGGGCACAGCTCTCCAAAGGCCTTCATCTTGCACATCTGGACCAGGACCCTGTGGGGACAGAGAGctgctgcccaccccctccctccacagcttCCCATCCCTgaaggcgccccccccccaccccgttccCTAGTCCCCGACCAACTGACCGGAGGAGAGACTGCAGCCGGGCTGGGGAGTCAGCGACCGAGAGGGGGAAGACGGTGCGGAACCTCCGGATGAGGGCCAGGCcgtaggccagcagggaggtgaaCGAGGTGGCCAGCTCCTCCCGCTGCAGGCCCGGGAAGATGCTGTGAGGCCCCAGCTGCACGATGGGGCCCCCACAGCCGCTCCcgtccctgggccctgcctgcccaACACCCCTCACCCGCCCCAGCCCACCTGTTCTGCCTGGAGACGGCCCTGGATCCACTGGTACTCGATGCTGGTgatggggtgcaggaggcagctgctggggaACTCCAGGCTCTGGTAGACTCGGCTGTAGGCCAGCCACTGCCTGTGGCACACGgaagccctcagcctggccaggctgggcaccTCCCTTCCCGCtgctcgcccagcccagcctggggtggggggcggggggggatagCGCCTCCCCCGCCCCGAAGCCTCCTGGGAATCCCACTGACCCGCCGAGGCTGAAGGTAACCCAGAGGATTTTTGTGCCTATAATGCTCTTCAAACATGTGAGTTAATCACCCGTCTCTTAAATTAGGACACGTGTGATTTTAAAATTCGACTTTCTTGCTGCTTTTGAAAAATCAGATTTGGAGACTTGAGCAAACACTGGCTGGAACTTCCCTTTAGATAATTCAGGGGAGACTTCCCCGAGGTGGCGATGACGATGAGACAAGGTTcgagtgggagggtgggggcgggcacAGCCCTGGTACTGCCCTGCCGGGACATGGCGGCCACCTGCGTGACAGGCCCACCGAGCAAACCAGGCCCTcctcacctgcccccacctgtCCAGGAACCCCAGCTTCCCCCAGTCCTAGCGCTGCCTCCTTCCACCCCTGACTCCAATGCCAAGTgtcagccctgctcagggcagcACCCGCTGTGCCCTCCTTCCGACCGACCCCGTGTGCACTGAAATGCCTGTGAGCTCACATGTGCGCCTCCCTGGCCTTCTCACAACTGCTGTGACACCGGATGCGACAGGCCCAGCAGAGCCATTAGCCTCAGGGCACAGACTTGCTGCAGGAAGGCAGTGGCCTTGGGAAggggggtgggcctggggcagggctggcaaacTCAGAGGCCCAGGATTCCGGTGCTGGCAGGGAGTGACGTGGGCCCGAGGGCAACGTGACGGACTGGGGGGACATGCCGCTCCACGCTGACCCACCGCAGCCCAGGAAGAGGCTGCGTGGACGTCAGCGCTGAGGTTTCACGAGAGCTGGCGATATGAATCTGTACGGAAACCTCCCGATTTTACAAGTCGGCAACGAACTCAAAACTGAAAACACACAGTTTAGGCCAAACAGAAACCTCTGGGGGGTTAGAGCCGGGCTGCCGGCCCACGGggggccggagggagggagggggtggtgcGCTCACGCCATGGACTGGTGGAAGTCGGACAGGTCCTTCTGGGTGGCGTGGAGAAACAGGATGGTGGCAGCCTGGGGACTCAGCGACCCGTCCCAGGAGGTACTGCCTGCCTGAGGGGACAGGCCGAGGGGTCAGGGCCTGGCAGGCAGACCGGGCCCTGCCCAGCCCGGGAGGGCGGTACCTGGTGCTGGGTGACCTCGTGGGCCACGAGCTGCTGCAGCAGGTGGAGGTGCACCGTGTAGCTGTGCTGGGAGCGGCTGGCGGCTGTGGCTCGCTGCGGGAGGGCCAGTGCGGGGTGAGCCGAGCCCCCGCGCCCGGTGCGGCCCGTCCAGCCCACTGGGGGCCCCTGGCCCTCGGCCCAGGCCTACCCGCTTGTGAATGAGCTGGAACTGGAGGTGGCACCGGCCACGGTCTGGGTAGGTCTCGGTGCAGGGCTCCAGACGGTACCACTGATCCTCCCGGCAGCGCAGGTCCTGGCGGCGGGGTCAGGAGATGCTCACACTCACgagtggggacagggaggcgCCAGGAGGCAGACCTGGAACCCGCCCCTGACGCCCTCCCCGaccccctcctgcctctctcccgcCTCTTCTCCGCCCCACTCACCTGGAGCCTCAGAACCACGTTCCCCAGAAAGTCGTCCTGGCCCTTGTCCTTGCGGGCATCCTTGAAGATCCTGTTCCAGGCAGGGTGCGTGAGGGAGACGGGCCCAGAGCCTGAGGGGCCAGGATGGCACCTGCCCCCCATGTGTGGCCACCGGACCCAGGAACTGGCGTTGGGTGTGTGGGGGagcccccactccttccctggGAGGCCGGCGGCACCCACCTTCGCAGCCCGTGCAGGTCTGTGAGCTCCCCGAGCTTGTGCCGGACCGACTCCACAGTGTCCAGGTCCCTGGTGGCACAGGTTCGAGCTGGaggtggagggcctcctgggagctCCTGACCCCCTGGGTTGAAGGCTGACACCTCGCCCCCCCATGTCTCCCCACTCCCACAGCGGGGCCTGCTCCTCACCACATGTCCAGGTGGAAGCTCGCGCTGTTTATGTCCTCAAACTCCCTGTCGGGAGAGGAGGACACGGGTGAGGGCCTCGGAGGGTAAACCCATCATCCAGGCCACAGCTGCCCCAGTCCCCGGGAGCACCACCCACTGTGGACTTAGCCTCTTCCTGGCaactccacctcccctcccaacCGCATCCCTCCCCCGGTTTTATAGTCAGACCTGGGGGAagacctctgcacccccacccctccagcacACGGCCAGCCCTGTCTGCCCACCCTGTCTGTCcgccctgtctgtctgtcctgtCTGTCTGCCCCGTCTGTCCGCCCCGTCTGTCCGCCCCGTCTGTCCGCCCCGTCTGTCCGTCCCGTCTGTCCGCCCTGTCTGTCCGCCCCCGTCTGTCCGCCCTGCCTCAGGAGTGGCCTTCTCCTCGGCACaagccaggcccctccccaggccaggaaGTCCTGCTGGTCTCCCTCCCGGGGGACCCTCCCACTGGGACGGGCCACGTACAGGATGAAGGTCTCGTCCCAGACGGGGTTGAGCGTCTGGGCGATGACCTGGGTGCGGTGGGTCTGCTCCTCGGGGATGGTGTGCCTCACCACGGCCTTCGGCTGCCGCCGCCGTGACCCCGGGCTGCCCCCCGGCACGCCCACCCCCTGCTCGATGCCCAGCAGGCAGTAGGGGTCACTGAACCctggggggagaggcaggagggtgtTGGCCCGGCTCTGGGAGGGCCCttcatcacccccaccccagactccGCGGGCAGGGAGCCATCAACGCCAGGGCAGCCTCAGGGTGTCTGGGGGAGCCGAGCCTCCACTCAGAGCTCCAGGACAGACTGATGCCAGGAGAGGAAGAGCGGGAAGGAGGCCCTCAGGCCCCAGCGCCCACTCACCGCTGACATCCTTGCCCAGGATGCCCTTGGCTTGTTTCACTGTGGC
The genomic region above belongs to Myotis daubentonii chromosome 16, mMyoDau2.1, whole genome shotgun sequence and contains:
- the UNC13D gene encoding protein unc-13 homolog D isoform X1, which produces MRPPAASSPEFLPGSPQASPAGGRKVQAPTGPLSSGAEGRAAATMATLLSHSQQRRPPLLRQAIKIRRRRVRDTEDPLPQPTREIEPPSHHFSPEQRALLYEEALYTVLHRVGRPEPSHVKEASELLRYLQEAFQVEPEEHQQMLQQVQELEKPVFCLKATVKQAKGILGKDVSGFSDPYCLLGIEQGVGVPGGSPGSRRRQPKAVVRHTIPEEQTHRTQVIAQTLNPVWDETFILEFEDINSASFHLDMWDLDTVESVRHKLGELTDLHGLRRIFKDARKDKGQDDFLGNVVLRLQDLRCREDQWYRLEPCTETYPDRGRCHLQFQLIHKRRATAASRSQHSYTVHLHLLQQLVAHEVTQHQAGSTSWDGSLSPQAATILFLHATQKDLSDFHQSMAQWLAYSRVYQSLEFPSSCLLHPITSIEYQWIQGRLQAEQREELATSFTSLLAYGLALIRRFRTVFPLSVADSPARLQSLLRVLVQMCKMKAFGELCPDSAPLPRLVTEALRTGTVEWFHMKQQHHQPMVQGLLEAGKALLGLVQDITGDLHQCQRTWNKLFHNVLKIDLFSMAFLELQWLVAKRVQDHTAAAVSGPVSPEMGESLFQLYISLKELCRLGPAPSERDGVLALDSCHRWFQPAIPSWLQKTYSVALARVQRAVQMDQLVPLGELIKHSTSAVDLSTCFAQIGHTAQQLDWPDPEEAFMITVKFVEDTCRLALVYCSLIKARARELAAGQKDQGLAANMLCVVVNDMEQLRLVIGKLPTQLAWEALEQRVGAVLEQEQLQNTLHAQLQSALAGLSHEIRTGVRTLAEQLEAGIAKHIHSLVGVRESVLPEDAILPLMKFLEVELYYMNTNLVQENFSSLLTLLWTHTLTVLVEVATAQRSCPLASRRLKVALQNLEICFYAEGCGLPPEALHTATFKDLQRDLELQAASSRELIRRYFSSRLEQQAETTTEELGAVTIKASYRASEQKLRVELLSASNLLPLDANGSSDPFVQLTLEPRHEFPELAPRETQKHKKDLHPLFDETFEFLVPAEPCQKDGACLLLTVLDHDTLGADDLEGEAFLPLRSVHGLHGTEEPGEVPQTRLPLTYPTPNGDPVLRLLESRKGDREAQAFVKLRRQRAKQASQHAPQPGR
- the UNC13D gene encoding protein unc-13 homolog D isoform X2, with amino-acid sequence MATLLSHSQQRRPPLLRQAIKIRRRRVRDTEDPLPQPTREIEPPSHHFSPEQRALLYEEALYTVLHRVGRPEPSHVKEASELLRYLQEAFQVEPEEHQQMLQQVQELEKPVFCLKATVKQAKGILGKDVSGFSDPYCLLGIEQGVGVPGGSPGSRRRQPKAVVRHTIPEEQTHRTQVIAQTLNPVWDETFILEFEDINSASFHLDMWDLDTVESVRHKLGELTDLHGLRRIFKDARKDKGQDDFLGNVVLRLQDLRCREDQWYRLEPCTETYPDRGRCHLQFQLIHKRRATAASRSQHSYTVHLHLLQQLVAHEVTQHQAGSTSWDGSLSPQAATILFLHATQKDLSDFHQSMAQWLAYSRVYQSLEFPSSCLLHPITSIEYQWIQGRLQAEQREELATSFTSLLAYGLALIRRFRTVFPLSVADSPARLQSLLRVLVQMCKMKAFGELCPDSAPLPRLVTEALRTGTVEWFHMKQQHHQPMVQGLLEAGKALLGLVQDITGDLHQCQRTWNKLFHNVLKIDLFSMAFLELQWLVAKRVQDHTAAAVSGPVSPEMGESLFQLYISLKELCRLGPAPSERDGVLALDSCHRWFQPAIPSWLQKTYSVALARVQRAVQMDQLVPLGELIKHSTSAVDLSTCFAQIGHTAQQLDWPDPEEAFMITVKFVEDTCRLALVYCSLIKARARELAAGQKDQGLAANMLCVVVNDMEQLRLVIGKLPTQLAWEALEQRVGAVLEQEQLQNTLHAQLQSALAGLSHEIRTGVRTLAEQLEAGIAKHIHSLVGVRESVLPEDAILPLMKFLEVELYYMNTNLVQENFSSLLTLLWTHTLTVLVEVATAQRSCPLASRRLKVALQNLEICFYAEGCGLPPEALHTATFKDLQRDLELQAASSRELIRRYFSSRLEQQAETTTEELGAVTIKASYRASEQKLRVELLSASNLLPLDANGSSDPFVQLTLEPRHEFPELAPRETQKHKKDLHPLFDETFEFLVPAEPCQKDGACLLLTVLDHDTLGADDLEGEAFLPLRSVHGLHGTEEPGEVPQTRLPLTYPTPNGDPVLRLLESRKGDREAQAFVKLRRQRAKQASQHAPQPGR
- the UNC13D gene encoding protein unc-13 homolog D isoform X3 → MDLGHHRPGAEEGGSGAGPPGGLLGELGEQIEPPSHHFSPEQRALLYEEALYTVLHRVGRPEPSHVKEASELLRYLQEAFQVEPEEHQQMLQQVQELEKPVFCLKATVKQAKGILGKDVSGFSDPYCLLGIEQGVGVPGGSPGSRRRQPKAVVRHTIPEEQTHRTQVIAQTLNPVWDETFILEFEDINSASFHLDMWDLDTVESVRHKLGELTDLHGLRRIFKDARKDKGQDDFLGNVVLRLQDLRCREDQWYRLEPCTETYPDRGRCHLQFQLIHKRRATAASRSQHSYTVHLHLLQQLVAHEVTQHQAGSTSWDGSLSPQAATILFLHATQKDLSDFHQSMAQWLAYSRVYQSLEFPSSCLLHPITSIEYQWIQGRLQAEQREELATSFTSLLAYGLALIRRFRTVFPLSVADSPARLQSLLRVLVQMCKMKAFGELCPDSAPLPRLVTEALRTGTVEWFHMKQQHHQPMVQGLLEAGKALLGLVQDITGDLHQCQRTWNKLFHNVLKIDLFSMAFLELQWLVAKRVQDHTAAAVSGPVSPEMGESLFQLYISLKELCRLGPAPSERDGVLALDSCHRWFQPAIPSWLQKTYSVALARVQRAVQMDQLVPLGELIKHSTSAVDLSTCFAQIGHTAQQLDWPDPEEAFMITVKFVEDTCRLALVYCSLIKARARELAAGQKDQGLAANMLCVVVNDMEQLRLVIGKLPTQLAWEALEQRVGAVLEQEQLQNTLHAQLQSALAGLSHEIRTGVRTLAEQLEAGIAKHIHSLVGVRESVLPEDAILPLMKFLEVELYYMNTNLVQENFSSLLTLLWTHTLTVLVEVATAQRSCPLASRRLKVALQNLEICFYAEGCGLPPEALHTATFKDLQRDLELQAASSRELIRRYFSSRLEQQAETTTEELGAVTIKASYRASEQKLRVELLSASNLLPLDANGSSDPFVQLTLEPRHEFPELAPRETQKHKKDLHPLFDETFEFLVPAEPCQKDGACLLLTVLDHDTLGADDLEGEAFLPLRSVHGLHGTEEPGEVPQTRLPLTYPTPNGDPVLRLLESRKGDREAQAFVKLRRQRAKQASQHAPQPGR